The proteins below come from a single Serratia fonticola genomic window:
- a CDS encoding TcfC E-set like domain-containing protein, translated as MIMQHDSSATPKIPPGFEALAQGQLVWVDVSLYGMSLGLYEANINLEQVVFIKPAELADAVKQQFNDDPELGAQLMTALVQPLARNGNLACSSNGNAPSCDYLETQTVGIIYDENNSQVNLFLDRRYLPKKAAGSGFYQATAESENALIHQQNLNFVADENYQSLSLQGTGSLGVTENGYLNADWFYTGQRYRHSNHQQVEMNNAYFRQDLWKSLYLQGGMMDSRDIFSNAGGNINLSQLPIGKIRGLRAGSTTAWVNQSQVSRGTPVSVFLSRNARIDAYRDEQLLSSFYLNAGAQELDTRTFPSGSYTVTLRIYEDNQLVRTETVPYTNTGVAQLNGLQWFLQAGVEVDHDTHPTADDRRVVQGGLRIPLTDTLSLTAGSTVLSDVHYWEGAADWSHGFNSGPLDGVMTARVSYLAGSEGTRGNIQQINYNDGFSLSFYRSALSAPDCDSQQRNYGFSGCYQSSNLMFSVPFAQWFANIGYSLNSSGGRYRYRSELPDNDDSHQNAAPWEQIYTTRSRSQTWQMGVSRSFAFNDININSGVSAFRRHDSGQQGTDKGGYLTVSLSFSGHRGGATNSNTSLGANYRNSQRGEGQLSYNANYSRYMDESGQNELGASIYGVNSQTLTASTYARADGQYGNGSFAVSDAYDKVENRHTLSSSGSYSSSLLVDRSGLYWGRWGDGRPASAITVGVDAEEESRASLISVAVDGSGKTDVRSNSRALFTVPGYQPTTFDINESLSAPAGISSEIRRGAGTRTAFMVPGKVLRRNIEVTSRYTWLGRMLDEQDRPLVNGIPLNVLSWTPLGEGGFSLETTRPMKQLYLMRGSQFYQCAIKVQTMRDVVRYVGTTRCAGVAMASIPPAEQKQAQLMTARQGHGSGVPVAMKTN; from the coding sequence ATGATTATGCAACACGATTCGTCGGCTACCCCTAAAATTCCACCGGGCTTTGAGGCCTTGGCACAAGGGCAGCTTGTCTGGGTCGACGTTTCTCTTTATGGCATGTCTCTCGGGCTTTATGAAGCCAATATTAATCTGGAGCAGGTTGTCTTCATAAAGCCAGCGGAACTGGCTGATGCCGTGAAGCAACAATTCAACGACGATCCTGAGCTGGGTGCACAACTGATGACCGCGTTGGTGCAACCGCTCGCGCGTAACGGCAACCTTGCCTGCAGCAGTAACGGTAATGCGCCAAGCTGTGACTATCTGGAAACCCAGACGGTTGGCATCATCTATGACGAGAATAATTCCCAGGTTAACCTGTTCCTTGACCGTCGGTACCTCCCGAAAAAAGCGGCCGGTAGCGGTTTCTATCAGGCGACGGCAGAAAGTGAAAATGCGCTGATCCATCAGCAAAACCTCAATTTTGTTGCTGATGAAAACTATCAGTCATTGTCGCTACAGGGGACCGGCTCACTGGGCGTCACTGAAAATGGCTATCTTAACGCCGACTGGTTCTATACGGGGCAGCGCTATCGCCATAGCAATCATCAGCAGGTAGAGATGAACAATGCCTATTTTCGGCAGGACCTGTGGAAAAGCCTCTATCTGCAAGGCGGCATGATGGACTCCCGCGATATCTTCAGCAATGCGGGGGGTAACATCAACCTGAGCCAATTGCCGATTGGCAAAATCCGCGGGCTACGGGCTGGCTCGACCACGGCCTGGGTCAACCAGAGCCAGGTTTCCCGGGGGACTCCGGTCTCGGTTTTCCTATCGCGCAACGCTCGCATCGACGCCTATCGTGACGAACAATTACTGTCTTCCTTTTACCTGAATGCCGGGGCACAGGAACTGGATACGCGCACCTTCCCCAGCGGCAGCTATACCGTCACGCTGCGGATCTATGAGGATAACCAGTTAGTCAGGACAGAAACCGTTCCTTATACCAACACCGGTGTGGCCCAGCTCAATGGTCTTCAGTGGTTCCTGCAAGCCGGGGTTGAGGTAGACCACGATACGCATCCTACGGCGGACGATCGGCGGGTGGTGCAAGGCGGGCTGCGTATTCCGTTGACCGATACGCTGTCGCTGACGGCAGGGAGCACGGTATTGAGCGACGTACACTACTGGGAAGGGGCGGCGGACTGGAGCCACGGTTTTAACAGTGGCCCGTTGGATGGCGTCATGACGGCTCGTGTCAGTTATCTGGCCGGCAGCGAGGGGACGCGGGGCAATATTCAGCAAATTAACTATAACGACGGTTTTTCATTGAGTTTCTACCGCTCGGCCCTCTCGGCGCCTGACTGCGACTCTCAACAGCGAAACTACGGCTTTAGCGGTTGTTACCAGAGTTCCAACCTGATGTTTTCGGTCCCGTTCGCGCAGTGGTTTGCCAATATTGGCTACTCGCTTAACAGCAGCGGCGGGCGTTATCGCTATCGCAGTGAACTGCCCGACAATGATGATAGCCATCAGAATGCTGCCCCTTGGGAGCAGATCTACACGACGCGTTCGCGCAGTCAAACCTGGCAGATGGGGGTCAGCCGTTCCTTTGCGTTCAACGACATTAATATCAACAGTGGCGTCAGTGCCTTCAGGCGTCACGACAGCGGCCAGCAGGGAACTGACAAAGGCGGCTACCTCACCGTCAGCCTATCGTTCTCTGGGCACCGTGGCGGTGCCACTAACAGCAATACCTCTCTGGGCGCCAACTATCGCAATAGCCAGCGTGGGGAAGGGCAACTCAGCTATAACGCCAACTACAGCCGCTATATGGACGAGAGCGGGCAAAATGAGCTGGGCGCTTCGATTTATGGCGTCAATAGCCAGACCCTGACCGCTTCAACCTACGCTCGTGCCGATGGGCAGTACGGTAACGGCAGCTTCGCCGTCAGTGATGCCTATGACAAGGTAGAGAACCGGCACACACTCAGCAGCAGCGGCAGCTATAGCTCCTCTTTACTGGTCGATCGCAGCGGACTTTATTGGGGGCGCTGGGGAGATGGCCGTCCGGCCTCCGCGATCACGGTTGGGGTGGACGCCGAGGAAGAGAGCCGCGCCTCGTTGATCAGCGTAGCGGTAGACGGCAGCGGTAAGACGGACGTGCGCAGCAACAGCCGGGCACTGTTTACCGTACCGGGCTATCAGCCAACCACCTTTGATATCAATGAGTCGCTTAGCGCTCCTGCCGGTATCAGCAGCGAGATCCGCCGAGGGGCGGGAACCCGTACGGCATTTATGGTGCCGGGGAAAGTGCTACGCCGGAATATTGAGGTGACTTCGCGCTACACCTGGTTGGGCAGAATGCTGGATGAGCAGGATAGGCCTTTGGTTAACGGCATCCCTCTTAACGTGCTGTCCTGGACCCCGCTGGGCGAAGGTGGCTTTAGCCTGGAAACCACACGGCCGATGAAGCAGCTGTATCTGATGCGTGGCTCACAGTTCTATCAGTGTGCCATCAAAGTGCAGACCATGCGTGACGTGGTGCGCTATGTCGGTACCACCCGCTGTGCCGGGGTAGCCATGGCCAGTATACCGCCAGCCGAGCAGAAGCAGGCGCAATTGATGACCGCGCGACAGGGCCATGGCTCTGGGGTGCCGGTGGCGATGAAAACGAACTAG
- a CDS encoding CfaE/CblD family pilus tip adhesin has translation MLLEKNSSLRYLCAEIVKTVTLCGLFFAVPVALVQGASVTPQTPDNAHSKISGAKVRDVTNIPPQAQDTVVNMSFDRMSLPTNVFIWQNVFGGSSSVTTCGSTNGIACSNLDFINSLVCYSTSDPTYGACPVLLWWWSGSGVSNSTSLTLRFTHDGGETKDLQITSFKNRADDSPVGSWVSGRVVSPEGFRTFIPSSELNKLSTAGIWRAKLKMQVKAWDSCSNWSTNACPGIHRVDWTATITLNVTDYGNQQIYLPAFPTSAPSVNLNLNTRPGAGSRKSVSGSTNLDMCLYDGNNSASNRISLLLQDEGGTATGRPDGQFSIYRKGGDQSKASDRLDYQVSVINPTTGAVQDISNGKEIIWSDTNRRNIQRPVVLPGGGAPALCVPAPLTLTTPAFSMADKTAGDYTGTLRIIYTPTTQQ, from the coding sequence ATGCTCTTGGAAAAAAACAGCAGTTTGCGATATCTCTGTGCAGAGATCGTTAAAACCGTCACTCTGTGTGGTCTGTTTTTCGCTGTGCCAGTGGCACTCGTTCAAGGTGCGAGTGTTACACCACAGACTCCAGACAACGCCCACTCTAAGATATCTGGTGCAAAAGTTCGTGATGTCACTAATATCCCTCCCCAGGCGCAGGACACGGTGGTGAATATGAGCTTTGACCGTATGAGTTTACCGACGAACGTCTTTATCTGGCAAAACGTATTCGGTGGTAGCTCAAGCGTAACCACTTGTGGGAGCACTAACGGTATTGCTTGTAGCAACCTGGACTTCATTAATAGTCTGGTGTGTTATTCCACCAGTGACCCCACCTATGGGGCCTGCCCGGTACTGTTGTGGTGGTGGAGTGGCTCTGGCGTTAGTAATTCAACGAGTTTGACATTACGATTCACTCATGATGGTGGTGAAACCAAGGACTTACAGATTACATCTTTTAAGAATAGGGCTGATGATTCTCCGGTGGGCTCATGGGTTAGTGGCCGCGTTGTGTCTCCCGAAGGTTTTAGAACGTTTATTCCTTCATCTGAGTTAAACAAGCTGTCTACTGCCGGGATCTGGCGCGCTAAGCTCAAGATGCAGGTCAAGGCCTGGGATTCTTGTTCTAACTGGTCTACGAACGCTTGTCCAGGCATTCATCGTGTCGACTGGACGGCCACTATTACCCTTAACGTGACGGATTATGGTAATCAGCAAATTTATCTGCCTGCGTTCCCGACTTCAGCACCGTCTGTCAACCTGAATCTGAATACCCGCCCGGGTGCCGGGAGCCGGAAGAGCGTCAGCGGCAGTACCAACCTCGATATGTGCCTCTACGATGGTAACAATTCTGCCAGTAACCGCATCAGTCTGCTCTTGCAGGATGAAGGCGGCACGGCGACAGGACGGCCCGACGGACAGTTCTCCATTTATCGCAAAGGAGGGGATCAATCCAAGGCGAGTGACCGGCTGGACTACCAGGTCAGCGTGATCAATCCCACCACCGGGGCGGTGCAAGACATCTCCAACGGTAAAGAAATCATCTGGAGTGATACCAACCGCCGCAATATCCAGCGGCCTGTGGTGTTACCTGGCGGTGGAGCCCCGGCGCTTTGCGTGCCGGCCCCGCTGACCCTTACGACGCCAGCCTTCTCAATGGCGGATAAAACGGCGGGAGATTACACCGGCACGTTGCGCATTATTTATACCCCCACCACCCAGCAGTAA
- a CDS encoding CfaE/CblD family pilus tip adhesin, which translates to MLLKIISGFKFIIAGAIDPLNLCVLLGGLSIQAYGASIAPQAQDTKVNITFDRMSLPANIFIWDKVFGGSTDDGECTHSSNCKDKDIVNSLTCYSTTDPTNGACQVNLFWGLDTNNDTSKALTLRFTHSSGKTKDLRVTSVKGSGTYGSWIAGAFLFSSGFNTYIPASELNKLSDVGVWRADLKMQVKAWDNCYTIGGCPGIHRVDWKANIILKVTDYGNQQIYLPAFPISAPTVNLNLMVRPGVGGSKSVSGSTGLDMCLYDGNDSSSNRISLLLQDEGGKAPGRIKGQFSVYRSGGDKAKDSDRLDYQVSVINPTTGAVQDIANGKEIVWSDTNRRDIQRPVMLPGGVAPALCVPAPLTLTTLAFSMADKTGGDYTGTLRIIYTPTTQTAP; encoded by the coding sequence ATGTTATTGAAAATAATCAGCGGTTTTAAATTTATCATTGCGGGAGCCATTGACCCTCTTAACCTGTGCGTTCTGCTGGGGGGGCTGAGCATACAGGCGTACGGTGCCAGTATCGCTCCACAGGCACAGGATACTAAGGTCAATATCACCTTCGATCGTATGAGCCTGCCGGCCAATATCTTTATCTGGGATAAGGTATTCGGTGGTAGTACAGATGATGGCGAATGTACGCATTCTAGTAATTGCAAGGACAAGGATATCGTTAATTCCCTAACGTGTTATTCCACTACGGATCCAACCAATGGTGCCTGTCAGGTAAATTTGTTCTGGGGGTTAGATACTAACAATGACACTTCGAAAGCTCTGACGCTGCGCTTTACCCACAGCAGTGGAAAGACCAAAGACTTACGGGTCACCTCTGTTAAAGGTTCAGGTACTTATGGTTCCTGGATTGCTGGAGCCTTTTTGTTTTCCTCGGGATTCAATACTTATATCCCCGCCTCCGAGTTGAACAAACTATCTGATGTCGGTGTCTGGCGTGCTGACCTCAAGATGCAAGTTAAAGCCTGGGATAACTGCTACACCATCGGCGGTTGCCCGGGGATTCACCGTGTCGACTGGAAGGCCAATATTATCCTTAAGGTGACGGATTACGGTAATCAGCAAATTTATCTGCCCGCCTTTCCGATTTCAGCACCCACTGTCAACCTGAATCTGATGGTCCGGCCAGGCGTCGGTGGGAGTAAGAGCGTCAGCGGCAGTACAGGCCTGGATATGTGCCTTTATGACGGTAACGACTCGTCAAGTAACCGCATCAGCCTGCTGTTGCAGGATGAAGGGGGCAAGGCTCCTGGGCGCATAAAGGGGCAGTTTTCAGTGTATCGCAGCGGCGGTGATAAAGCCAAGGACAGTGACCGGCTGGATTATCAGGTCAGCGTGATCAATCCCACCACCGGGGCGGTGCAAGACATCGCCAACGGCAAAGAAATCGTCTGGAGCGATACCAACCGCCGCGATATCCAGCGGCCGGTAATGTTACCTGGCGGTGTTGCCCCGGCACTTTGCGTACCGGCCCCGTTAACCTTGACGACGCTAGCCTTCTCAATGGCGGATAAGACGGGAGGGGATTACACCGGCACGTTGCGCATTATTTATACCCCCACCACCCAGACAGCACCGTAA
- the surE gene encoding 5'/3'-nucleotidase SurE: MRILLSNDDGVSAPGIQILAAALREFAEVQVVAPDRNRSGSSNALTLESPLRTLTLPNGDIAVQQGTPTDCVYLGVNELMLPAPEIVVSGINAGPNLGDDVIYSGTVAAAMEGRHLGLPALAVSLNGHQHYETAAVVTCRILRALQQEPLRTGKILNINVPDLPLAEIKGIRVTRCGSRHPADKVFSQSDPRGQMLYWIGPPGDKCDAGPDTDFAAVEQGYVSVTPLQVDLTAYGAQDVLSTWLTKAEVSGEW; the protein is encoded by the coding sequence ATGAGAATACTACTGAGCAACGACGACGGCGTTAGCGCCCCGGGTATCCAGATACTGGCGGCGGCGTTGCGTGAATTCGCCGAAGTGCAGGTGGTGGCCCCCGATCGTAACCGCAGTGGTTCCTCCAATGCGCTGACGCTGGAGTCGCCGCTGCGTACTCTGACGTTGCCCAACGGCGATATTGCCGTGCAGCAGGGCACCCCAACGGACTGTGTCTATCTTGGCGTTAACGAACTGATGCTGCCAGCGCCGGAGATCGTGGTGTCCGGTATCAACGCCGGGCCAAACCTCGGCGATGACGTTATCTATTCCGGCACCGTGGCTGCTGCGATGGAAGGCCGCCATCTGGGGCTGCCCGCGTTGGCGGTGTCGCTCAATGGTCATCAGCATTATGAGACGGCGGCGGTAGTTACCTGCCGTATTTTGCGCGCGCTGCAACAAGAACCGCTGCGTACCGGTAAAATCCTGAATATCAACGTCCCTGACTTACCGTTGGCGGAAATTAAAGGGATACGCGTCACCCGCTGTGGCAGCCGGCATCCCGCCGATAAAGTGTTTAGTCAATCGGATCCACGTGGCCAGATGCTGTATTGGATCGGGCCGCCGGGGGATAAATGCGATGCGGGCCCAGACACGGATTTTGCCGCCGTGGAGCAGGGCTACGTGTCGGTCACGCCTTTGCAGGTGGATTTGACCGCCTACGGGGCGCAAGATGTGCTATCAACATGGTTAACCAAAGCAGAGGTTAGCGGGGAATGGTGA
- a CDS encoding protein-L-isoaspartate(D-aspartate) O-methyltransferase: MVNKRIQTLLAQLRQQGIRDERLLKAIENVPRERFVDEALAHKAYENTALPIGSGQTISQPYMVARMTELLNLQPNSRVLEIGTGSGYQTAILAHMVQHVCSVERIKGLQWQAKRRLKQLDLHNVSTRHGDGWQGWGSRGPFDAIIVTAAPPEIPQALMQQLDDGGILVLPVGEQAQVLQCIQRRGGEFSIDTVEAVRFVPLVKGELA; encoded by the coding sequence ATGGTGAACAAACGCATACAAACGCTGCTGGCACAGCTACGCCAGCAGGGGATCAGGGACGAACGGCTGCTCAAGGCAATCGAGAACGTACCGCGTGAGCGTTTTGTTGATGAAGCATTAGCCCATAAAGCCTATGAGAACACGGCCCTACCGATTGGTTCGGGGCAGACGATTTCTCAACCTTATATGGTCGCCCGCATGACCGAGCTGCTGAACCTGCAGCCGAACTCACGCGTGTTGGAGATTGGCACCGGTTCCGGTTATCAGACCGCGATCCTGGCGCATATGGTGCAGCATGTCTGCTCTGTTGAACGCATCAAAGGGCTACAGTGGCAGGCCAAGCGTCGCCTCAAGCAGTTGGACCTGCATAATGTATCGACCCGCCATGGCGACGGTTGGCAAGGCTGGGGTTCGCGTGGACCATTTGATGCGATCATCGTGACGGCCGCGCCGCCGGAGATCCCGCAGGCGTTGATGCAGCAGTTGGACGACGGTGGCATTTTGGTGCTGCCGGTGGGCGAACAGGCTCAGGTACTGCAATGCATTCAGCGGCGGGGCGGTGAGTTTTCCATCGATACCGTTGAAGCGGTGCGATTCGTTCCCTTGGTGAAGGGCGAACTGGCTTAG
- the nlpD gene encoding murein hydrolase activator NlpD codes for MSSLRRVAVCTMLSVWLVGCSDKNSTSAPISSVGGGGAAASANAGGGNASQQGRIVYNRSYNSIPKGSYNGGSSYTVKRGDTLFYIAWITGNDFRDLAQRNNIPQPYSLEVGQTLQLGSGSANGGGGMLAGGNGTVSKPPSTTQIQTATVDSPSTNAYSDNSSKQNVGKMLPASGAVVAGSAAAPVTAPAATPPASSTASNSAPVSTWKWPTDGKIIDNFSSSEGGNKGIDISGSRGQPIVATADGRVVYAGNALRGYGNLIIIKHNDDYLSAYAHNDTMLVREQQEVKAGQKIATMGSTGTSSVRLHFEIRYKGKSVNPLRYLPQR; via the coding sequence ATGAGTTCTTTACGCCGAGTTGCGGTGTGTACGATGTTAAGCGTGTGGTTAGTTGGCTGTTCGGATAAAAATTCTACCTCGGCACCTATCAGCAGCGTCGGTGGTGGTGGAGCCGCTGCATCGGCCAACGCCGGTGGTGGTAACGCATCACAGCAGGGGCGTATTGTTTACAATCGTAGCTATAACTCGATCCCTAAAGGGAGCTACAACGGTGGTAGCAGCTATACCGTTAAACGTGGCGACACGCTGTTCTATATTGCCTGGATCACCGGCAACGATTTCCGCGATCTGGCCCAACGCAACAATATTCCACAGCCGTACAGCCTGGAAGTTGGCCAAACCCTGCAATTGGGGAGTGGTTCTGCCAACGGCGGCGGTGGGATGTTAGCTGGCGGTAATGGTACAGTGTCAAAACCACCTTCTACCACTCAGATACAAACTGCAACGGTTGATTCTCCATCAACGAACGCGTATTCTGATAATTCGAGTAAACAGAATGTAGGTAAAATGTTACCTGCATCAGGAGCCGTTGTGGCAGGCTCAGCCGCAGCTCCTGTTACCGCACCAGCCGCTACGCCACCGGCGAGCAGCACCGCCAGCAACAGTGCCCCAGTTAGCACCTGGAAATGGCCAACTGACGGTAAGATCATCGATAACTTCTCCTCATCGGAAGGTGGGAACAAAGGCATCGATATCTCTGGTTCCCGTGGGCAGCCGATTGTCGCTACCGCCGATGGCCGTGTAGTGTACGCAGGCAACGCTTTACGGGGTTACGGTAATCTAATCATCATCAAACACAACGATGATTACTTGAGTGCCTACGCCCATAACGACACCATGCTGGTCCGGGAACAACAAGAAGTTAAGGCGGGGCAGAAAATAGCAACGATGGGAAGCACCGGAACCAGTTCAGTACGTTTGCATTTCGAGATTCGTTACAAGGGGAAATCCGTAAACCCGCTGCGTTATCTTCCGCAGCGATAG
- the rpoS gene encoding RNA polymerase sigma factor RpoS has product MSQNTLKVNELHDDADFDENAMEAESFDEKAQVEEETSENDLAEDELLSQGVTQRVLDATQLYLGEIGYSPLLTAEEEVYFARRALRGDVPSRRRMIESNLRLVVKIARRYSNRGLALLDLIEEGNLGLIRAVEKFDPERGFRFSTYATWWIRQTIERAIMNQTRTIRLPIHIVKELNVYLRTARELSHKLDHEPSAEEIAEQLDKPVDDVSRMLRLNERITSVDTPLGGDSEKALLDILTDEKDNGPEDTTQDDDMKQSIVKWLFELNAKQREVLARRFGLLGYEAATLEDVGREIGLTRERVRQIQVEGLRRLREILQMQGLSIEALFRE; this is encoded by the coding sequence ATGAGCCAAAATACGCTGAAAGTTAACGAGTTACATGACGATGCAGATTTCGATGAGAACGCCATGGAGGCCGAGTCATTTGATGAAAAAGCGCAGGTAGAAGAAGAGACCAGCGAGAATGACTTGGCGGAAGACGAACTGTTGTCTCAAGGTGTTACCCAACGCGTATTGGATGCAACGCAGCTCTATCTGGGCGAAATCGGTTACTCCCCTCTGCTGACCGCAGAGGAAGAAGTTTATTTTGCGCGGCGTGCACTGCGCGGAGACGTGCCGTCCCGCCGCCGCATGATAGAAAGTAACCTGAGGCTGGTAGTGAAAATTGCCCGTCGTTATAGCAATCGCGGCCTGGCGCTGCTGGATCTGATCGAAGAGGGTAACCTTGGTCTGATCCGTGCGGTGGAAAAGTTTGACCCAGAGCGCGGTTTCCGTTTTTCCACCTATGCGACCTGGTGGATCCGCCAGACGATTGAACGGGCGATCATGAATCAAACCCGGACTATCCGTTTGCCGATCCATATCGTCAAAGAACTGAATGTTTACTTGCGCACCGCGCGCGAGCTTTCTCACAAACTGGATCATGAACCCAGCGCTGAAGAGATTGCGGAGCAACTCGACAAACCGGTTGATGACGTCAGCCGTATGCTGCGCCTGAACGAACGTATCACGTCTGTCGATACGCCGTTAGGTGGGGATTCAGAGAAAGCCCTGTTGGACATTCTGACCGACGAGAAAGACAACGGGCCTGAAGACACCACGCAAGACGATGATATGAAACAGAGCATCGTCAAATGGCTGTTCGAATTGAACGCCAAACAGCGTGAAGTGTTGGCTCGCCGTTTCGGCCTGTTAGGCTATGAAGCGGCTACGCTGGAAGATGTTGGCCGCGAGATTGGCCTGACACGTGAGCGTGTTCGTCAGATCCAGGTTGAAGGCTTACGCCGCCTGCGTGAAATTCTGCAAATGCAGGGCCTGAGTATTGAGGCACTGTTCCGCGAATAA